The following are encoded together in the Pseudodesulfovibrio indicus genome:
- the cobJ gene encoding precorrin-3B C(17)-methyltransferase, with product MLKAVSLGPGDPGLLTPAALQAIADAEVVAGYKAYIELIPAELLKGKQVVSTGMMGEVDRARQAVETARQGKATVMVCSGDAGIYAMAGLLLEILEAEGLLDAVPFEVIPGVPAFNAAAALLGAPLMHDFASISLSDLLTPWERIEQRLRAAASADFVIAIYNPRSRKRSDHLRRALDIIGEFRRPSTPVGVVGRAYRPGQSVEAVPLRGVDVGKVDMQTVLIVGNSATRMVGGRMLTPRGYHRKYDL from the coding sequence GTGCTTAAGGCGGTCAGTCTGGGGCCGGGCGATCCGGGGCTGCTCACCCCGGCGGCGCTGCAGGCCATTGCCGACGCCGAGGTGGTGGCCGGGTACAAGGCGTACATCGAACTGATCCCCGCCGAGCTGCTCAAGGGCAAGCAGGTGGTGTCCACGGGCATGATGGGCGAGGTGGACCGGGCCAGGCAGGCCGTGGAGACCGCCCGGCAGGGCAAGGCCACGGTCATGGTCTGCTCCGGCGACGCGGGCATCTACGCCATGGCCGGGCTGCTGCTCGAGATTCTGGAGGCCGAGGGGCTGCTGGATGCGGTCCCCTTCGAGGTCATCCCCGGCGTCCCCGCCTTCAACGCGGCGGCGGCCCTGCTCGGCGCGCCGCTGATGCACGATTTCGCCTCCATCTCCCTGAGCGACCTGCTGACCCCCTGGGAGCGCATCGAGCAGCGGCTTCGGGCCGCGGCCAGCGCGGATTTCGTCATCGCCATCTACAACCCCCGCTCGCGCAAGCGCAGCGACCACCTGCGCCGCGCGCTGGACATCATCGGCGAGTTCCGCAGACCGTCCACCCCGGTGGGCGTGGTGGGCCGCGCCTACCGCCCCGGCCAGAGCGTGGAGGCCGTTCCCCTGCGCGGGGTCGATGTGGGAAAGGTGGACATGCAGACCGTGCTCATCGTGGGCAACTCCGCCACCCGGATGGTGGGCGGGAGGATGCTCACTCCCAGGGGATATCACCGCAAATACGACCTCTAA
- a CDS encoding cytochrome c3 family protein, translating to MKKSLIISLMVAALVCVFCLPVVIAANAPADSYTMEVPAGQKATKAAVTFPHKKHVDNGLDCLVCHHKAASKDDVKGCSAEGCHTDASKAAKKDPAGFYSAFHSKKSDASCLACHKKEKKAGKAVPVGCKECHAE from the coding sequence ATGAAGAAATCTCTCATCATCAGCCTGATGGTGGCCGCCCTGGTGTGTGTCTTCTGCCTGCCCGTGGTTATTGCTGCCAACGCGCCGGCCGATTCTTACACCATGGAAGTCCCCGCCGGGCAGAAAGCCACTAAGGCAGCCGTGACCTTCCCGCACAAGAAGCACGTTGACAACGGACTCGACTGTCTGGTCTGTCACCACAAGGCCGCGAGCAAGGACGACGTCAAGGGTTGCTCCGCCGAGGGTTGCCACACCGACGCCAGCAAGGCCGCCAAGAAGGATCCCGCCGGATTCTACTCTGCTTTCCACAGCAAGAAGTCCGACGCTTCCTGCCTCGCCTGCCACAAGAAGGAAAAGAAGGCCGGCAAGGCCGTTCCGGTTGGCTGCAAGGAATGCCACGCTGAGTAA
- a CDS encoding protein adenylyltransferase SelO, whose product MMRFLNTYARLPETFFQRIDPDPVSTPSLIRLNRALAHRLDLDLPDDAAQLAEIFTGNRLLNGSEPIAQAYAGHQFGHFVPQLGDGRAHLLGEVVNNAGERFEIQLKGSGRTRFSRGGDGRSPLGPVLREYIVSEAMHALGIPTTRGLAMAATGETVHRETPLPGAVMTRVASSFVRVGTFEYFASRRMENELRLLADHVIDRLYPDVRGAANPYLALFQAVCERQARLMAKWMCVGFVHGVMNTDNTAVSGETIDYGPCAFIDEYDPGAVFSSIDHTGRYAFNQQPTIAAWNLACLGGCLIPLLGPDENTAHEAGEAVLEGFIPAFTRHYREQLCRKIGLPDSDTNFTLARGFLDLLRRARADFTNTFRALSRATEDPEPLRAALNDPEALAPWFADWNGALRDAGVADPGPAMRAANPALIPRTHRIEQAIRAAVEDNDSTPADRLIDALANPYEDRTEYADLAAPPQPHERVHQTFCGT is encoded by the coding sequence ATGATGCGCTTCCTGAACACCTACGCCCGACTGCCCGAGACCTTCTTTCAACGGATCGACCCCGACCCGGTGAGCACCCCGTCGCTCATCCGCCTGAACCGCGCCCTGGCCCACCGCCTGGACCTGGACCTGCCCGACGACGCGGCGCAACTGGCCGAGATCTTCACCGGCAACCGACTGCTGAACGGCTCCGAGCCCATTGCCCAGGCCTATGCGGGCCACCAGTTCGGCCACTTCGTGCCGCAGCTCGGCGACGGCCGGGCGCACCTCCTGGGCGAGGTCGTCAACAACGCGGGGGAGCGGTTCGAGATCCAGCTCAAGGGATCGGGCCGCACCCGGTTCTCGCGCGGCGGCGACGGGCGCTCCCCCCTGGGGCCGGTGCTGCGCGAATACATCGTCAGCGAGGCCATGCACGCGCTCGGCATCCCCACCACGCGCGGGCTGGCCATGGCCGCCACGGGCGAGACCGTGCACCGCGAGACCCCGCTGCCCGGCGCGGTCATGACCCGCGTGGCGTCGAGCTTCGTGCGCGTCGGCACCTTCGAATATTTCGCGTCCCGGCGCATGGAAAACGAACTCAGACTTCTGGCCGACCACGTCATCGACCGCCTCTATCCCGACGTGCGCGGGGCAGCCAACCCGTACCTCGCCCTGTTCCAGGCGGTCTGCGAGCGCCAGGCGCGGCTCATGGCCAAGTGGATGTGCGTCGGCTTCGTGCACGGGGTCATGAACACGGACAACACCGCCGTGTCCGGCGAGACCATCGACTACGGGCCGTGCGCCTTTATCGACGAGTACGACCCCGGCGCCGTGTTCAGCTCCATCGACCACACCGGGCGCTACGCCTTCAACCAGCAGCCGACCATCGCGGCCTGGAACCTGGCCTGTCTCGGCGGCTGCCTCATCCCCCTGCTCGGCCCGGACGAAAACACGGCGCACGAAGCGGGCGAAGCGGTCCTCGAAGGGTTCATCCCGGCCTTCACCCGCCACTACCGCGAGCAACTGTGCCGCAAGATCGGGCTGCCCGACAGCGACACGAATTTTACCCTTGCGCGCGGATTCCTCGACCTCCTGCGCCGCGCCCGCGCCGATTTCACCAACACCTTCCGCGCCCTGTCCCGGGCGACCGAAGATCCCGAACCGCTGCGCGCCGCGCTTAACGATCCCGAAGCGCTCGCCCCCTGGTTCGCCGACTGGAACGGAGCCCTCCGGGACGCGGGGGTCGCCGATCCCGGCCCCGCCATGCGCGCCGCCAACCCGGCCCTCATCCCGCGCACCCACCGCATCGAGCAGGCCATCCGGGCCGCCGTGGAAGACAACGACTCCACCCCGGCCGACCGGCTCATCGATGCCCTGGCCAATCCCTATGAGGACCGGACCGAATACGCCGACCTCGCCGCGCCGCCCCAACCCCACGAGCGCGTCCACCAAACCTTCTGCGGCACATAG
- a CDS encoding phosphotransferase, whose translation MDELMAAMASRRPDLHDVLLPTLSALLPLFEGWDDLPRGLCHGDFHPLNVIWRGRSVGAVIDWEFAGIRPVLFDAANCLGCVGIEDPPALVRGLAPALLLTLRDAGCLDRKSLALLPELVLAVRFAWMSEWLRRRDQEMIDTEARFMRLLANSLDTLLPAWNKLLGE comes from the coding sequence GTGGACGAGCTGATGGCGGCCATGGCCTCGCGCCGCCCGGACCTGCACGACGTCCTGCTGCCCACCCTGTCCGCGCTGCTGCCCCTGTTCGAAGGCTGGGACGACCTGCCGCGCGGACTCTGCCACGGCGATTTCCATCCCCTGAACGTGATCTGGCGGGGCCGCTCCGTGGGCGCGGTCATCGACTGGGAGTTCGCGGGCATCCGCCCCGTCCTGTTCGACGCGGCCAACTGCCTGGGCTGCGTGGGCATCGAGGACCCGCCCGCCCTGGTGCGCGGACTGGCCCCGGCCCTGCTCCTGACCCTGCGCGACGCGGGCTGCCTGGACCGGAAATCCCTGGCCCTGCTGCCCGAGCTGGTCCTGGCCGTGCGCTTCGCCTGGATGTCCGAATGGCTGCGGCGCCGGGACCAGGAGATGATCGACACCGAGGCCCGGTTCATGCGGCTCCTGGCCAACTCCCTGGACACCCTGCTGCCCGCCTGGAACAAACTGCTCGGAGAATGA
- a CDS encoding phosphotransferase: protein MIELLPLWGLTPGRLRTDIPLPGSPDRCLQRQAVEDGDGKVWVLERLRPGQEPRRERIGRALAALAGAGLPVPPYLPGPDGRYVVERDNHCHQLSPFVPGDPLPRPEFIRDGARGENLGRFLAGLRHASPTSASSTPSRPSSLRDTWTS from the coding sequence ATGATCGAACTGCTTCCCCTTTGGGGGCTGACCCCGGGCAGGCTGCGGACCGACATCCCCCTGCCCGGCAGTCCCGACCGCTGCCTGCAGCGGCAGGCCGTGGAGGACGGCGACGGCAAGGTCTGGGTCCTGGAGCGGTTGCGGCCGGGCCAGGAACCGCGCCGCGAGCGCATCGGCCGCGCCCTGGCCGCGCTGGCCGGGGCCGGGCTGCCCGTGCCGCCCTACCTTCCCGGCCCGGACGGACGGTACGTCGTGGAGCGCGACAACCATTGCCACCAGCTCTCCCCCTTTGTCCCCGGCGATCCCCTGCCCCGGCCGGAGTTCATCCGCGACGGGGCTCGCGGCGAGAACCTGGGCCGGTTCCTGGCCGGACTGCGCCACGCTTCCCCCACGTCCGCGAGTTCGACGCCGAGCCGCCCTTCCTCCTTGAGGGATACGTGGACGAGCTGA
- a CDS encoding lipoprotein: MRKFHYAFFLLLALFLLAGCSGDEVADDPKLSDEGKEIASAVGGPFTADEFEKFLADLPAIPGLTTQGQQDMGEVSDGPLSAAILGAVKARGWSEERFMYIYSHAMTMMNVEQMHRAMGQMQEQFKDMPAEQRQAMEQMMGQQLSGQMEAYQAEVDKQVPASEQAIILDNMDGLYKALGMQR, encoded by the coding sequence ATGAGAAAGTTTCATTATGCATTTTTCCTGCTCCTGGCCCTGTTCCTGCTTGCCGGTTGCTCCGGCGACGAGGTCGCCGACGACCCGAAGCTGTCCGACGAGGGCAAGGAGATCGCCTCCGCCGTGGGCGGCCCCTTCACCGCCGACGAGTTTGAAAAATTCCTGGCCGACCTGCCCGCCATTCCCGGCCTGACGACCCAGGGCCAGCAGGATATGGGCGAGGTCTCCGACGGGCCCTTGTCCGCCGCCATCCTGGGCGCGGTCAAGGCGCGCGGCTGGTCCGAAGAGCGGTTCATGTACATCTACAGCCACGCCATGACCATGATGAACGTGGAGCAGATGCACCGCGCCATGGGCCAGATGCAGGAGCAGTTCAAGGACATGCCCGCCGAGCAGCGCCAGGCCATGGAGCAGATGATGGGCCAGCAGCTTTCCGGCCAGATGGAGGCCTACCAGGCCGAAGTGGACAAGCAGGTCCCGGCCTCGGAGCAGGCCATCATCCTGGACAACATGGACGGGCTGTACAAGGCCCTGGGCATGCAGCGATAG
- a CDS encoding SDR family NAD(P)-dependent oxidoreductase: MTSLRNKTLVLTGASAGIGAALAEELARAGVNLVLGARTESRLTEVRNRCRAHKVRAECLAGDVSSSNVAQELVQTAFELGDFHGFIHAAGVLAPGPSVWELNKTRFQEVFDASVIGAHQLMRHAVPLLLKRGSGLAVFFGSGAADRVQPGIGTYCAAKAAEEHLARQLAEEAPKITSVIWRPGVVETDMQREARQAEGGEAQRLRAVFTKWKRDGLLLTPQQSARGLVDFLKGDPRTYHGKIADIREI; encoded by the coding sequence ATGACTTCCCTTAGGAATAAAACCCTGGTGCTCACCGGGGCTTCCGCCGGCATCGGCGCGGCCCTGGCCGAAGAGCTGGCCCGCGCGGGCGTGAACCTGGTCCTGGGCGCGCGCACCGAATCGAGACTCACCGAAGTTCGGAACCGGTGCCGGGCGCACAAGGTCCGCGCCGAATGTCTGGCCGGGGACGTGTCGTCCAGCAACGTGGCCCAGGAGCTGGTCCAGACGGCTTTCGAGCTGGGCGATTTCCACGGCTTCATCCACGCCGCCGGAGTGCTCGCGCCCGGCCCCTCGGTCTGGGAGCTGAACAAGACCCGGTTCCAGGAGGTCTTCGACGCCTCGGTCATCGGCGCGCACCAGCTCATGCGCCACGCCGTTCCCCTGCTCCTGAAGCGCGGCTCGGGGCTGGCCGTGTTCTTCGGCTCCGGCGCGGCGGACCGCGTCCAGCCCGGCATCGGCACCTACTGCGCGGCCAAGGCCGCCGAGGAGCACCTGGCCCGCCAACTGGCCGAGGAGGCCCCGAAGATCACCTCCGTGATCTGGCGGCCCGGCGTGGTCGAGACCGACATGCAGCGCGAGGCGCGCCAGGCCGAGGGCGGCGAGGCCCAGCGGCTGCGGGCGGTCTTCACCAAATGGAAGCGGGACGGCCTGCTCCTCACCCCGCAGCAGTCCGCGCGGGGGCTGGTGGACTTCCTCAAGGGCGATCCGCGCACCTACCACGGCAAGATTGCGGACATACGGGAAATCTGA
- a CDS encoding pyridoxal phosphate-dependent aminotransferase — translation MSLKVSKRRPLVAQSEIRNMTLECARVSGVNLAQGVCDLPVPEPVIRGAEEAMRAGTNIYTRFDGLPRLRNAVAAKQKAYAGMDVDPDGQVVVSAGATGAFYAACLALLDEGDEVIVFEPYYGYHIVTMVSLGIKPVSVTLEPPDWGFAAADLERAVSPKTRALILNTPSNPAGKVFSREELALIADFAEAHDLFVFTDEIYEHFVFDGHTHIAPATLPGMARRTITISGLSKVFAITGWRLGYAICDPEWALAIGHFSDLVYVCAPAPLQIGAAKGLEELGPDYYRGISDDHQLKRDRFCETLRGIGLTPHVPAGAYYTLADVTSLPGNTAKERALYLLDKTGVACVPGSAFYSGPVGETLARFCFAKEMDILEDAMQRLGRLR, via the coding sequence ATGTCGCTGAAAGTGAGCAAGCGCAGACCGCTCGTCGCGCAGTCCGAAATCCGGAACATGACCCTGGAATGCGCCAGGGTGTCCGGCGTGAACCTCGCCCAGGGCGTGTGCGACCTGCCCGTGCCGGAACCGGTCATCCGGGGCGCGGAGGAGGCCATGCGGGCCGGGACCAACATCTATACCCGGTTCGACGGGCTGCCGCGCCTGCGCAACGCCGTGGCCGCCAAGCAGAAGGCGTATGCGGGCATGGACGTGGACCCGGACGGCCAGGTGGTGGTCTCCGCCGGGGCCACGGGGGCGTTCTACGCCGCCTGCCTCGCCCTGCTCGACGAGGGCGACGAGGTTATCGTGTTCGAACCGTACTACGGTTACCACATCGTGACCATGGTCTCGCTGGGCATCAAGCCGGTCTCCGTCACCCTGGAGCCGCCAGACTGGGGTTTCGCGGCGGCGGACCTGGAGCGGGCGGTCAGCCCCAAGACCCGCGCCCTGATCCTGAACACCCCGTCCAATCCGGCGGGCAAGGTCTTCAGCCGCGAGGAGCTTGCGCTCATCGCCGACTTCGCCGAGGCGCACGATCTCTTCGTGTTCACCGATGAGATCTACGAGCATTTCGTGTTCGACGGTCACACGCACATCGCCCCGGCCACCCTGCCGGGCATGGCCCGCAGGACCATCACCATCTCCGGGCTGTCCAAGGTCTTCGCCATCACCGGCTGGCGGCTGGGCTACGCCATTTGCGACCCGGAGTGGGCGCTGGCCATAGGCCACTTCAGCGACCTGGTCTACGTCTGCGCCCCGGCCCCGCTCCAGATCGGCGCGGCCAAGGGGCTGGAGGAGCTCGGCCCGGATTATTACCGGGGCATCTCCGACGACCATCAGCTCAAGCGCGACCGGTTCTGCGAGACCCTGCGCGGGATCGGCCTGACCCCGCACGTCCCGGCGGGGGCGTATTACACCCTGGCGGACGTCACGTCCCTGCCGGGAAACACGGCCAAGGAGCGCGCCCTGTACCTGCTGGACAAGACCGGCGTGGCCTGCGTGCCCGGCTCGGCGTTCTATTCCGGGCCGGTGGGCGAAACCCTGGCGCGGTTCTGCTTCGCCAAGGAAATGGATATATTGGAGGATGCTATGCAGCGACTGGGGAGGCTTCGTTGA
- a CDS encoding TraR/DksA family transcriptional regulator, whose protein sequence is MTERQKEEFIKFAKEEMTALKAEIPRLEEQVKPVAPDNAIGRISRMDTIVNQSVAETQLSKARVRLARLQEAVKRVDDEDFGLCLDCGEPIPMARLKAMPETGYCVDCAE, encoded by the coding sequence TTGACCGAGCGCCAGAAAGAGGAATTCATCAAGTTCGCGAAAGAGGAAATGACGGCGCTGAAGGCGGAGATTCCCCGCCTGGAGGAGCAGGTCAAGCCGGTGGCTCCGGACAACGCCATCGGGCGCATCTCGCGCATGGACACCATCGTCAACCAGTCCGTGGCCGAGACCCAGCTGTCCAAGGCCAGGGTGCGCCTGGCCCGGCTCCAGGAGGCGGTGAAGCGGGTGGACGACGAGGATTTCGGCCTGTGTCTGGACTGCGGGGAGCCGATCCCCATGGCCCGGCTCAAGGCCATGCCCGAGACCGGCTACTGCGTGGACTGCGCCGAGTAG
- a CDS encoding 4Fe-4S binding protein, protein MKITPARFRLAVQAGFALFCLYVGYRFVLFLDWVSGRTELFTPKPGAVEGFLPISALLGLRKFLATGLWDRAHPAGLTIFLAILAMAFLLRKGFCGYVCPVGLLSGLLERAGRRLGLAKVPPRFIDLPLRSLKFLFLGAFLFPVLTMDGRSLDAFLRSPFNVTSDARMLDFFLSPSATALLVIGVLIALSLVIRNFWCRCLCPYGALLGLAAWVGPVHVTRDADTCVGCGKCTARCPAAIEVEKKETVTSPECMGCAECIGACPVRGCLAFTVLGRKRIPWASVGAGVILVLLIARIWAGYAGNWDSAMPQEMLRRFYTLGAM, encoded by the coding sequence ATGAAAATCACACCCGCCCGATTCCGGCTGGCCGTCCAGGCCGGCTTCGCCCTATTCTGCCTCTACGTCGGCTACCGCTTCGTCCTCTTCCTGGACTGGGTTTCGGGCCGCACCGAGCTGTTCACCCCCAAACCGGGCGCGGTGGAGGGCTTTCTGCCCATCAGCGCCCTGCTCGGCCTGCGCAAGTTCCTGGCCACCGGGCTGTGGGACCGGGCGCATCCGGCCGGATTGACCATCTTCCTGGCAATCCTGGCCATGGCGTTCCTTCTGCGCAAGGGATTTTGCGGCTACGTCTGCCCGGTGGGGCTGCTCTCCGGCCTGCTGGAGCGGGCCGGACGTCGGCTGGGGCTGGCCAAGGTCCCGCCCCGCTTCATCGACCTGCCCCTGCGCTCCCTCAAGTTCCTGTTCCTCGGCGCGTTCCTGTTCCCGGTCCTGACCATGGACGGGCGCTCCCTGGACGCTTTCCTGCGCAGCCCGTTCAACGTCACGTCCGACGCCCGGATGCTCGACTTCTTCCTGTCGCCGTCGGCCACGGCCCTGCTGGTCATCGGGGTGCTGATCGCGCTCTCGCTGGTGATCCGCAATTTCTGGTGCCGCTGCCTCTGCCCCTACGGGGCGCTGCTCGGCCTGGCCGCCTGGGTCGGGCCGGTGCACGTCACCCGCGACGCGGACACCTGCGTAGGCTGCGGAAAGTGCACGGCCCGCTGCCCGGCCGCCATCGAGGTGGAGAAGAAGGAGACGGTGACGTCCCCGGAATGCATGGGGTGCGCGGAGTGCATCGGGGCCTGCCCGGTGAGGGGGTGCCTCGCCTTCACCGTGCTCGGGCGCAAACGAATCCCCTGGGCCTCGGTGGGCGCGGGCGTGATCCTGGTCCTGCTGATCGCCCGGATATGGGCGGGGTACGCCGGGAACTGGGACAGCGCCATGCCGCAGGAGATGCTCCGGCGGTTCTACACGCTGGGCGCCATGTAG
- a CDS encoding potassium channel family protein — MTPSSEPTFLKVVLTHFVPCFFVGAILLLAAKQAGLPDLLPQNGVGDLAGGALNGLAVAGLITVFHLRRNLTARRSAIGRVPVSRAFIRKAALAGFLGGAADVLLTTGSWTVLALSAIIWTILIWNLRAFIRRTEIMLRPGSVITWEDVGELLRIYLTTLIGFTLVNAALDGLHILAGAPPAFGFPDNGDSLVNALYFTVVTMTTLGFGDFVPRTGDAKGLLIIQSLLSYFMFALMVGIITRGVTGKRPSDRE; from the coding sequence GTGACACCCTCTTCCGAACCGACCTTTCTCAAAGTGGTGCTGACCCACTTCGTCCCCTGCTTCTTTGTCGGGGCGATCCTTCTGCTGGCGGCCAAGCAGGCCGGGTTGCCCGACCTTCTTCCCCAAAACGGGGTTGGGGACCTGGCCGGAGGCGCGCTCAACGGGCTGGCCGTGGCCGGGCTGATCACGGTCTTCCACCTGCGCCGCAACCTCACCGCCCGCCGCAGTGCGATCGGCCGCGTGCCGGTGTCCCGGGCCTTCATCCGCAAGGCCGCCCTGGCCGGGTTCCTGGGCGGGGCCGCGGACGTGCTGCTGACCACCGGAAGCTGGACCGTCCTGGCCCTGTCCGCGATCATCTGGACCATCCTGATCTGGAATCTGCGGGCCTTCATCCGCCGCACGGAGATCATGCTCCGGCCCGGCAGCGTCATCACCTGGGAAGACGTGGGCGAGCTGCTGCGCATCTACCTCACCACGCTCATCGGGTTCACCCTGGTCAACGCGGCCCTGGACGGATTGCACATCCTGGCCGGAGCGCCGCCCGCCTTCGGTTTCCCCGACAACGGGGACAGCCTGGTCAACGCCCTGTATTTCACGGTGGTGACCATGACCACCCTGGGATTCGGCGACTTCGTGCCCCGGACCGGAGACGCCAAGGGGCTGCTCATCATCCAGAGCCTGCTCAGCTATTTCATGTTCGCGCTCATGGTCGGGATCATCACCCGCGGAGTGACCGGGAAACGACCTTCGGACAGGGAGTAG
- a CDS encoding bacteriohemerythrin — MNSQTHSALIWTPELSVHMEYLDNQHRSILRLIDTWWNKLNSGKFNATKENLAKIFSFLNRFTQQHLELEERVLDILEDHFDYSTETVAGHKMRHQVFRDDIMGHFHQDIMLRARSGDNGMDQLRPIAKWWVSHIKTEDRGYADVLAALTPERREDLYVHLIDSLLNRPIVIVGYKQFIKALRQTS, encoded by the coding sequence ATGAACAGCCAAACCCATTCCGCACTCATCTGGACGCCCGAATTGTCCGTCCACATGGAATACCTGGACAACCAGCACCGCAGCATCCTGCGGCTCATCGACACGTGGTGGAACAAGCTCAATTCCGGCAAGTTCAACGCCACCAAGGAAAACCTCGCCAAGATATTCAGCTTCCTGAACCGGTTCACCCAGCAGCACCTGGAGCTTGAGGAGCGCGTCCTGGACATCCTTGAGGACCACTTCGACTACTCCACGGAAACCGTGGCCGGACACAAGATGCGCCACCAGGTGTTCCGCGACGACATCATGGGCCACTTCCACCAGGACATCATGCTCCGGGCGCGGTCCGGCGACAACGGCATGGACCAGCTGCGCCCCATCGCCAAGTGGTGGGTGTCGCACATCAAGACCGAGGACCGGGGCTATGCGGACGTCCTCGCCGCGCTGACCCCGGAACGGCGGGAAGACCTCTACGTCCACCTCATCGACTCCCTGCTGAACAGGCCCATCGTCATCGTGGGCTACAAGCAGTTCATCAAGGCCCTGCGCCAAACCTCCTGA
- a CDS encoding SOS response-associated peptidase, translated as MCGRFALGIPKKRLEEVFGLPVPEEYAPRYNAAPGTDVLAVSGRGFVFRRWGLVPSWADDPKIGWKLVNARAETVFDKPSFREGARSDRLLVPAQAFYEWRREGRVRTPFAVEVRDEDCFAMAAVGSVWTDPATGGLLETLAVLTCAPNALVAQIHDRMPVILPPSAWAAWLDPGAGSPEGLAPLLVPYPADAMRARPVSARVNSPVADGPELLEPVPPPPSRQGSLL; from the coding sequence ATGTGCGGAAGATTCGCCCTCGGCATCCCGAAGAAACGGCTGGAAGAGGTCTTCGGCCTCCCCGTACCCGAAGAATACGCGCCCCGGTACAACGCGGCTCCCGGCACGGACGTGCTCGCCGTGAGCGGACGGGGCTTCGTGTTCCGCCGCTGGGGGCTGGTTCCGTCCTGGGCCGACGACCCCAAGATCGGCTGGAAGCTGGTCAACGCCCGCGCCGAGACCGTGTTCGACAAGCCGTCCTTTCGCGAGGGCGCGCGCTCGGACCGGCTGCTGGTTCCGGCCCAGGCGTTTTACGAGTGGCGGCGCGAGGGCCGGGTGCGGACGCCCTTCGCCGTGGAGGTGCGGGACGAGGATTGCTTTGCCATGGCCGCCGTGGGCAGCGTCTGGACCGACCCGGCCACGGGCGGACTCCTCGAGACCCTGGCCGTCCTGACCTGCGCACCCAATGCGCTCGTGGCCCAGATCCACGACCGCATGCCGGTCATCCTGCCGCCCTCGGCCTGGGCGGCCTGGCTCGACCCCGGCGCGGGATCGCCTGAAGGGCTGGCGCCGCTGCTGGTCCCGTATCCGGCCGACGCCATGCGCGCCCGGCCCGTGTCCGCGCGGGTCAATTCGCCCGTTGCCGACGGGCCGGAGCTGCTCGAACCGGTTCCGCCGCCGCCTTCCCGGCAGGGCTCGCTGCTCTGA